A window of Chloroflexota bacterium genomic DNA:
ATACACGCGCTGCGCGAACCGGATTTCGATCCGCGCACCGAAGTGCTGCTTGCGACAGATCACATCGTTTCTGCCCAGCCTCTTACAGAGGGCGAGGACAGAGTAGATGTGCTGACTTACGATTCTTGTCAGGTGGTGGTCAGGGTACACGCTGCTGCAGATGGCTATCTCGTGTTGACCGATGCCTGGTATCCTGATTGGCATGTACGCGTTGATGGTCGTGAGGCGCCACTCTTGCGCGCTGATCTGCTCTTCCGTGCTGTCTATCTGCCTGCTGGGGAGCATATTGTCGAGTTCAGCTATGCTCCCCAATCGTTTCGCCTAGGTTTGTTGATAAGCGCAGTGGCTTTGATGGTGGTCTGCAGTCTTGTGCTACGAAGCAAACTTGGCAGGCGGTTTTCTTAATTGAGCTTGCTTGGTGTATATGAATAGGTAGTGTATAATTGTTGAGTAGTTGAGGAAAAGATCAGTGCAGAGGAGGTATGCCAATGAATACATTTAACCGCGCAATAGTTCTTCTGGGGACTTTGCTGCTCATTGTCCTGCTAATCATCGCAGCCGTTGTGCCCAATACTGTGCTGGAGAGGCTGCTGTATACTTTGCAGCAGGCCCAGGATGTTCTAGTAGGGCGATGGCCGATGAGCTATGTGTTTTTTCTGGTCGTGGATATCCTGTTGATTTTCCTACTCATCGTGCTGCTATGGCTGGAAATACGTCCTCAGGCGAAAAAGACGCTCACGGTGCGCACAACCAGCGGGACACAGGCAGAGGTAAGCACCGCTTCTTTAGCACAAGGGCTCCAATCTCGCTTAAGCGGAGTGAGCGATGTGTTCAAAGTACGACCTGTTGTGCGTGGCAGACGCGATGGGGTGGACATCTTGCTCGATGTAGAGATTGCGCCCGAGGTAGATATTCCCAGCAAAGTGGAGGAAATCTCGCAAACAGCGCGTGATCTGATCGAGAGTAGGATGGGGCTTAAGGTATCAAAGATCAAGGTGCAATTGAAACAAGTGCCCCACGGCAGAGCGAAAGTAACTCCGCCTGCACCTCCAGTGCAACCACCAGCTATGCCTGCAGAGAGTGCCTTCCCAGAACAAGTGGAGACAAAACCAGAAGGCGGAGCGGTGACACAGAGCAATTCTAGCCCAGGCGTGGAAACGTAGCGCGGTTCACGTCATCCAGTGCTATGGCTTCGCAAGTAGAACGCGAGGAACAGAAGGGATACACTCATCCACTCGATCTGCCAGCGAGAATCGAAGCGTTGCTCTTTGTGGCTGATGAACCAGTTGGCATCCGGGAGTTGGCACAGGTATTGGAGGCAAGCGAAAGCGCAGTAGAAGCAGCCCTCCAGCAATTGGTGGCTCATTACCAAGAGCGAGGTTTACGCCTGCAACGGACAGACCGCCAGGTTCAATTTGTAACTGCCCCCGAGGTTGCCCCTGATGTAGAGCGCTTTCTAGGATTGGACAGTCGCACTAAATTGTCTCCTGCAGCATTGGAAACGTTGGCGCTGATCGCTTATCGGCAACCCGTGACGCGCGCGCAGATCGAGGCCGTACGCGGTGTGAACTGCGATGGCGTGTTGCGCACCTTGCTTTCTCATGGTCTAATTGCTGCAGTGGGAAGACTGGAGCAAGCCGGGCGACCCATCCTTTATGGCACTACGTTCGCTTTCTTGCAGTATTTTGGCTTGACGGACCTGAGTGAGTTGCCGGCTTTGGGCGAATTGAGATCGCCAACGAAAGGAGGTGAAGAATATGCGCTCAGACGCACGGCGGACGAGGCGCCCACGATCGAAGAAGTATGAAACGACCGAGAACGCATCTGCTCCGTCCATTCGACGGGAAACCAAGGACAGGGTTGCGGAACCAACTCATTCCCGCACAGTGCCAAGCAGTTGGGTGCTGA
This region includes:
- the amaP gene encoding alkaline shock response membrane anchor protein AmaP, which translates into the protein MNTFNRAIVLLGTLLLIVLLIIAAVVPNTVLERLLYTLQQAQDVLVGRWPMSYVFFLVVDILLIFLLIVLLWLEIRPQAKKTLTVRTTSGTQAEVSTASLAQGLQSRLSGVSDVFKVRPVVRGRRDGVDILLDVEIAPEVDIPSKVEEISQTARDLIESRMGLKVSKIKVQLKQVPHGRAKVTPPAPPVQPPAMPAESAFPEQVETKPEGGAVTQSNSSPGVET
- the scpB gene encoding SMC-Scp complex subunit ScpB, which produces MASQVEREEQKGYTHPLDLPARIEALLFVADEPVGIRELAQVLEASESAVEAALQQLVAHYQERGLRLQRTDRQVQFVTAPEVAPDVERFLGLDSRTKLSPAALETLALIAYRQPVTRAQIEAVRGVNCDGVLRTLLSHGLIAAVGRLEQAGRPILYGTTFAFLQYFGLTDLSELPALGELRSPTKGGEEYALRRTADEAPTIEEV